ACCGCAGGCATCGCTGCTCCCGTCACCGAAGGCCCCGCCGACGCCCACGACGACGCTATCGTCCGCACCGCCCAGACCGTCTCCTACCAGGGCATCTCAGTCCGCATCCCGGCCGCGGGCGAGGGCGTCCAGGCCGCCGCCGAGAGCACCTCGGGCGAGATCTCGCTGACCGTCACCCGCGCGGCCGACGGTGCGGTCGTCGTCAAGACCGACGCGCACCGTCACGCGTCGAAGCCGGCCGCGGACCGTTCCGTCGCCCAGGCCGCCGCCCCCAGCACGACCCGGACCGACTCGGCCAAGACCTGCACCGACGCGGCCTACTCGCTGTCCGGCTGGAAGCTCAACGACTTCAAGTGGTACTACAACCCGGCCGGCGCGCCGGCCGCGATCTCGACGACCGCGGCGACCGCGATCAGCGCCGGCACCACTGCGCTGACCTCGGCCTGTGGCCAGAAGTCGCTCGGCCTGACCCCGGCCTACGTCGGCCAGACCGCCGCCACCCCGCAGGTCGGCGCGGCCGGCAACTGCACCGGCAACGACGGCCGGAACGTCATCGGCTGGGTCGCCGGCTCGGGTCGCTGGCTGGGGATGACCTGCACGTACTTCAAGACGGTCAACGGCGTGAAGACCGCGACCGGCACCGACACCGCGCTCAACACCCAGTACAAGTTCTTCACCTCGACCGCGAACTGCAGCGGCGCGTACGACCTGCAGTCGGTGGTCCTGCACGAGCGTGGCCACTCGCTGGGCCTGAACCACGTCGACCAGACCGCCCACGCCAGCGCCGTCATGACCCCGGCCCTGAGCGCCTGCACGATCGGCAAGCGCACGCTCGGCCTCGGCGACTACAGCGGCCTCAAGTCGATGTACGGCACGAAGTAAGACCTCCCGATCCACGGCGGTCCGTCTGCGCCCCTCGCGCGGACGGGCCGCCGTTTCTCACTGACGACGGCCGGCCGCCTGGGCGAACAACCGCCCGGCCCGGTAGGACGACCGCACCAGCGGCCCGGCCAGCACCCCCGCGAACCCCATCGCCGTAGCCTCGGCGGCCAACGAAACGAACTCCTCCGGCCGCACCCACCGCTCCACCGGATGATGGCGCGGTGTCGGGCGCAGATACTGCGTGATCGTCACGATGTCGCAGCCCGCCTCCCGCAGATCCGCCAACGCCGACCGCACCTCGGAATCCGTCTCACCCAGGCCCAGGATCAGGTTCGACTTCGTCACCAGCCCGGCCGCCCGGGCCTGCCGGAGCACGTCCAGCGACCGCGAGTACCGGAACCCCGGACGGATCCGCTTGAAGATCCTCGGCACCGTCTCCAGGTTGTGCGCCAGCACGTCCGGCGCGGCCTCCAGCACCTCGCCGAGCAGGTCCGGCACCAGCAGCTCGACCCGCGTGCCCGGGCTCACCACCCGGATCTGCCGGACCGTCTCCGCGTACAGCCATGCTCCGCCGTCAGGCAGATCGTCCCGGGCGACGCCGGTGACCGTCGCATACCGCAACCCCATCGCGGCGACCGATTCCGCCACCCGGCGCGGCTCATCCCGGTCGAACGCGACCGGCTTCCCCGTGTCGATCTGGCAGAAATCGCAGCGCCGGGTGCAGCGGTCGCCGCCGATGAGGAACGTCGCCTCCCGGTCCTCCCAGCACTCGTAGATGTTCGGGCACCCGGCCTCCTGGCACACCGTGTGCAGGTTCTCCCGCTCCACCAGCGCGCTGATCGCCGTGTAGGACGGCCCGGTCCGGGCCCGGACGGTCAGCCAGGGCGGCTTCCGCTCGATCGGCGTCTCCGCGTTCCGGACCTCCAGCCGGAGGAGCTTGCGCCCCTCCGGCACGACCGCGGTCACGGGGTCACCAGGATCTTTCCCGCGCGCCCGCCCCGGGCCGAGTGACGCAGCGCCTCGGCGACGTCGTCCAGCGAGTACGTCGCCTCGACCGGAACGTCGAACGCGCCGGTCGCCAGCAGCTCGAACGCGTCCTTGAACACCGCGGCCCGCTGCTCGTCGGAGCGCGCGGCCATCGACCGGGGCGTCCAGTACCCCTCCAAGCGGACGCCGTGGAACACGATCAGCTCGGCGTCGACCTGGCACGGCTCCCCGGACAGTAGCCCGTAGTTCGAGATCACCCCGCCCGGCTCGAGCGTGTGTCCCAGCCGCCCGGTGGCGGCCCCGCCCACCGCGTCCACCGCCAGCCGGGGGCGCGCGCCCCCGGTCGCGTCCAGAACCCTCTCGGTCAGGTCCGGCCCGTCCACGACCACCGGACCGCGCGCCTCGCGCAGCGAGGCCGCTGCCTTTTCCGAACGGACGACGTTGACGACGCGGTGCCCGCGGCGGTAAGCGATCGCGTCGAGGATCCGGCCGAACGCGGAGTTGGCCGCGTTCTGGACGATCCAGTCGCCCGGTCCGAGCGGGACGTGGTCTTCGAGCAGGAGCAGCACGGCCTGCGGGTTCACCAGACCCATCGCGAGCTGGTACCGGTCGACGTCCGCGGGCAGGGTCAGTGCCGCCGCGGCCGGGAGCACGCAGTAGTCCGACCACAGCCCGTCGACCCCCAGCAGCGCCACCGGGGTCCCGAGCGGCAGCACGTCGGTGGCCCCACCGGCGACCTCGCCCACGCCCTCGATGCCGGCCTTGCGGGGGAGCGGCGGCACGGTCTCGCCGTAGCCGTAGCGACCCTCGAACATCAGCAGCTCGGCCGGGTTGATCGGGGCCGCGACCAGCTTGATCAGCACCTCGCCCGGGCCGGGCTGGGGCACCGGCACGTGGTCGACCTCGGCGACCTCCCACGGGACCCCGGTCCGGCGCTGGACCACCTGGCGCATCATCGCGCCTCCAGGCGCGCCTTGAGCGCGCCGGTGAACTTCGCCGCGGTGAGACCGTCGAGGACCCGGTGGTCGTAGGCGATCGCGATGCCCATCTGGGGCTGCACCACGATCCCGCCGTTCACGACCGCCACGCGTTCGACGACTGCTCCGACGAAGACGAGCGCGGTCTGGCCCTCGGTGACCAGGGGTACTCCGGTCTCGACGCCGTAGCGGCCGAGGTTCGAGACCGTGACCGCGGCCGGGGCCTGGTCGTCGGCGCGGAGCGTGCCGTGTTGCGCCCGGTCGGTCAGTTCGCGCAGGCGGCGGCCGATGCCGGTCACGTCGACCGGGTTGACGCCGGCGATCGTCGGGACGATCAGGCCGCGGTCGGTGGCCACGGCTACTCCGACGTTGGTGAGGTCGTAGTGCTCGAGGCCGCCGTCGTGGTAGCGGGCGTTGACCTGGGGGACCTCGCCGAGGGCGGCGGCCACCGCGGAGATGACGAGGTCGGTGAGGGTCGCCCGGCCGTTCGGGGTCTCGCGCCGGGCAAGCAGGCCAGTGGCGTCGACCGTGATCTGCTGGACGAACTGGGGGATGTCGCGCCAGGCGCGCGAGACGCTGTCCGCCATCGCCCGGGGTACCCCGGCCAACTGCTCGAACCGCCCCCCGTCGGCCCCCACGGACCACCCACCGCGCGCCCCGGCCGGGACGCTGTCGGCCGCGCTGCCGGCGGCCACGGTGCCGGCGGCCGCGGTCCTGCCGGCCGTTGGGTCGGCGAGCGCCGCGGGCGCGGCGGATTGCGCCGCGGTGGCGCGGGCCACGGCGAAGGCTTCGACATCGGCGATCGTGACCTGGCCCTCCGGGCCGGATCCGGCGACCCCGTCGAGGTCCACCCCGAGATCCCGAGCGACCCGCCGAGCCCGAGGCACGACCCGCCGCCGCCCCGGCCCCCCACCGTCCGATCCAGTCCCGTTCGCCGATGCTCCACCCGGCCGCAGGTCGACCCCCACCGACCCGGCACCGGCCGCCGCCGCCCCGGAACCCACTGCGGTCGGCGAGGCGCCGGCCAGCACCGCCGGCACCTCCGCACCCGCCCCCGGCGTCCCCCCGCCGATCACACCAGCTCCCGCGCTCTGCGCACCCGCACCCGCACCCGCGCCAGGCGCGCCCGCGCTCGGCGCCCCCGCGTCCGCGCCAGGCGCGCTCGCACCCGTACCCGCGACCGCGACCGCGCCCGCGCTGGGCGGGGCCGCGACCGCCGGGGCGTCGGTCGGCGCCGGCGCGCCGGTCGCCTCCGCGGCGAGGGCGGCGTCGATCGCGGGATCGTCCACCTCTTCGCCCGGATCCGCCACCGCCGCGATCGACGTCCCGATGTCCAGCGGCTCATTGTCGGCCACCAGGATCCGCCGCAACGTCCCCGGCACCTTCGCCTCGATCTCGACCCGGTTCTTCTCGGTCTCGAGCTCGTACAGCACGTCCCCGACCTCGAACGGCTTCCCGACCTCGACGACCCAGTTCGTGATCACACCGACCTGCATCGTCTGCCCCAACCGCGGCAAATGCAGAATATGCATCAGATGATTTCCTTCACCGCGGCGACGATGTCACTGGTCCCGGGCACGACCCGCTGCTCCAGCGCGATGCTCTGCGGCATCGGGATGTCCGGCGCCCCGACCCGCTTCACCGGCGACTGCAGCCAGTCCCAGGCCTGCTCGGTGATCCGCGCCAGCACCTCGGACGCCGGCCCACCGGTCACCGCGGCCTCGTGCGCCAGCACGACCCGCCCGGTCTTGCGCACCGACGCCAAGATCGTGTCCATGTCGAGCGGGTTGATCCCCCGCGGGTCCACGACCTCGACCGAGATCCCGTCGGCCGCCAGCTCGGAGGCCGCCTCCAGAGCCCGCAGCACCATGTTCGACCAGGCCACGATCGTGACGTCCGACCCCGAACGCTTCACGTCCGCGACCCCGAGCGGCACCAGATGCTCCCCGGACGGCACCTCACCCGACGTGTTCGCCAGCGCCTTGTGCTCCAGGAACAGCACCGGGTTGTCGCTCCGGATCGCCGACTTCAGCAGCCCCTTCGCGTCGGCCGGCGTCGACGGCGTCACCACCTGCAGCCCGAACGCCGAGTAGAACAGCGCCTCCGGGCACTGCGAGTGCTCCGGTCCGGCCCCACCGGCCGCACCCTCGGCCGCGAAGATCACCAGCGGCACCGTGAACAGCCCACCGTGCATGTACCGCCACTTCGCGGCCTTGTTGTAGATCTCGTCCATCGCCACCGAGACGAAGTCCGCGAACTGCAGCTCGACGATCGGCCGCAGCCCGGTGATCGCCGCCCCGACCGCGGCCCCGACGATCATCGACTCGGCGATCGGGGTGTCGAACACCCGCTTGGCACCGAACTTCTGCTGCATGCCCTGGGTCTCGCCGAACACACCGCCGGCCTCGCCGACGTCCTCGCCGAAGAAGAAGACGGTGTCGTCCCGCTCCATCTCCTCGAACAACGCCTCGTGGATCGCCTGTCCCATCGAAATTTCCCGCGTCATGACGCAAACCCCCGAATCACGCGTAAACGCCCTGGTAGATACGGTCGTCAGCAGGCGGCGGTGCGGCCAGAGCCAGCTCTGCCGCCGCGTCCACCTCGGCTCGGACAGAAGTGGTGATCGAGGCGAGCTGATCGGCCGAAGCCCGGCCGTCGGCAACGAGACGGTCCGCGAACAGCACGATCGGGTCCTTCTCCTTGCGGAGGCGACGCAGTTCGTCGCGGTCCCGCCAGAGCTGCGGGTCACCCTCGTAGTGACCGCGGAAGCGGTGGGTCTTGGCTTCGATGAACGTCGGCCCGCCGCCGTTGCGGGCCCGGTCGACGGCCGTCTGCACCGCCGATTGCACCGCCTCGACGTCCTGCCCGTCGACGGTCACCGCCGGGATCTTGTACCCCAGGGCCAGATCGGCGACGTCCTGGTTGGCCAGCATCCGCTCGTTCGCGACGGTCGCGCCGACGCCGTTGTTCTCGCAGAGCCAGATCACCGGCAGGTTCCACAGCTTCGACGCGTTCAGCGATTCGTGCAGCGTCCCCCGGGCCGACGTGCCGTCACCGAAGAACGTCAGCACGACCTGGTCGGTGCCGCGGTACTGGGCCGAGAGGCCGGCGCCGGTCGCGATCGGGAACGACCCGCCGAGGGTCCCCGACTGCCCGAGGATCCCCAGCTCCGGCCAGGCGATGTGGACGATCCCCGCGCCCAGGCCGCCGGTCGTGCCCGCGCTGTTGGCCAGGAAGTCGCCGAACAGCTTCTCCATGCCCAGGCCCTTGGCGATCAGGTACCCGATGCCCCGGTGGGCGTAGAGCAGGTAGTCGTCCTCCCGGAGCACCGAGCACGCGCCGACCGGGATCGCCTCCTGGCCGCGTCCGGCGTGGAAGAAGCCGGAGACCAGGCCCTCGTCGATCATCCACAGGAGCTTCTGCTCCCAGACGTTGCAGCGGACCATCATCTCGTAGAGCGCGAGACTGTCAGACATCGGAAACTCCTTCAGGACCGCTTCTCGGGGGCGATGACCTCGGCCGGCTCGGTGAGCATGGCCGGCATCTCCGGCACCGCCTGCTGAGCGAGCACCTCGCGCGGGCCGGGCCCGTGGTCGACCACCCGCTTCGACACCCGGATCTCCCGGGAGAGCGCCACCGGGATGATCGCGACCGCGAAGATCGCCGCACCGACCCAGAGGATCGGCGACAGCTGCCCGCGCCCGGTCGCCGACGCGTCGAGCCACTTGCCGCTCTCGTTCGTGATGTACCAGCCGACCGCGACCTGCAGGCAGGCGGCGAGACCGTTCAGCGTGCCGGTGACCTCCGGACGGGCGATCCCGGCCCAGTAGCTGTTGACGTTGCCCCAGAACAGCGGGTCGCACAGGAACGCCAGCGCACCGATGGCCAGACCCCACAGCAGCCACGGCGTGCCCGGGAACAGCGCGGCCAGCGCGAAGCCGATCGCCCCGCAGAGCGGGCCGAGGATCAGCCACGGCTTGAGCCGGCCGCCGAAGAACCTGGTGACGAGCGTGCCGCTGAACAGGCCGACCGCCACCGGGACGACCGCGACCAGCGGGCTGACCCAGGCGATCAGGTCGGGGTCGACCTTCTCCAGCGTCAGCAGGCCGTACGGCATCCACGGCCCGGCCAGCCAGGTCGGCGTCGTGGCCAGCGCGGTGGCGATGGCCATCGTCACGATGCTCGGCTTGCGCAGCGCCTTCAGCACCTCGCGGAACGGCAGCTTGGCCTCGGTCTGCGCCGAGAACCCGGCCTGGATGTGGTCGACCTCCTCGCGCGAGATCCCGCGCATCTTCTCCGGCTTGTCGGCGACCAGGAAGATCAGCCCGAGCAGTGCCGGGATGCCGAGCGCGGCGACGATCCAGAACGCGTCCCGCCACGACAGGTGGTTGGCCAGCGGCAGCGCGATCGCGGGGGAGAGCACACCGGCGATCAGCGTCGAGCTCATCCAGGTCGCGGTGGCCCGGGCACCCAGGGCACCGGGGAACCACAGCGCCAGCAATCGTTGCGACGGCGCCCACAGGAACCCGAAGAAGATGCCGAAGACGAAGTTCCGCCACCACATCTCGGTGTACGTGTGGACGAACGCCATGCTCGCCGAGAGCACCGTGACGCCGAGCACGCAGATGATCAGCATCAGCTTGGCGCCGAGCCGGTCGGAGAGGATGCCGGCCAGCAGCAGCAGCGGGAAGTACCCGAGCAGGTACGACGCGACGACGCTGGAGATCTGCGCCGGCGTCAGGTGCAGGTCGGCCGACCAGTATGGGTTGAGCAGGCTGAACTTCGCGCTGTCGAGCCAGACCACGAAGTTGACGAACAGGACGGTGCCGAGCAGGAGGCCTCGCTTACCAGCGAAGAGGCGCTCCGTTCTGGCGACGGGGGCGGCGAGTGACATGGGGGGCTCCGACTCTGACGGGCGCGACGAGGCGCGCCGGTTTGCGGGCGGCGTTGCGAGCGGGAAGGAGCGGTACTGACCGGCGCGCGGTCGGCGCCGGCCTGTCGGGGGCTCAGAGAGCGGTGTGGCCTCCGTCGACGGGGAGGATGACCCCGTTGACGTACGACGCGGCGTCCGAGGCCAGGAAGACCGCGACCGACGCGATCTCGTCCGGCCGGGCCACCCGTCCGAGCGGGTTTCCGGCCGCGGCGGCCTCCCGGCCCCCGTCGGCGTGCAGGATCTCCGAGATCATCGGCGTGTCCACGCCACCAGGGCAGATGCAGTTCACGCGGACGCCACGGGGGCCCCAGTCGGCGGCCAGCACCCTGGTCAGGGCGACCAGCCCGCCCTTCGCCGCGGTGTAGGCGTCCGCACCGGGCATCGCGACCAGGCCGTTGATCGACGCGTTGTTGACGACGGCGCCGCGGCCCTGCGTCGCCATGATCGGTAGCACGTGCTTGCAGCAGAGGGCCGGGCCCTTGAGGTTGATCGCGAGAATCGCGTCCCAGTCCTCGGCCGGGGTGTCGACGACGCTCGCCATCGCGTAGCGGGAGCGGGCGCTGAAGCCGACCCCGGCGTTGTTGAACAGGACGTCGATCCGGCCGAAGCGGTCCATCGTCGCGTCGACCATGGCCGCGACCGCGGCCTCGTCGGAGACGTCGACCTGGATCCCGAGGGCCGGCGTGCCGTCGGCGGTCAGCTTGGCCGCGGCCTCCTCGGCGCCGGTCCGGTTCCAGTCCGCGATCACCACCGTGCTGCCCCGCTCGGCGAACAGCCGGGTGGCGGCCAGTCCCTGGCCGCTCGCGCCACCGGTGACGATGACGACGGCACCCTGGAGCCCGGTCACGAGGCGTCCATCGTGACGACGACCTTCATCACGTCGTCGGCCCGGAGCTGGGTGCGGAACGCCTCGTCGACGTCGTCGAGGTCGAACGTGTGGGTGACCAGCGGCTCGGTCTTCACCTGCTCGGTGGCGAGCAGCTCGATCGAGCGGCCGAAGTCGCCACCCAGGCAGCCGACGATGCGCGGTGCCTTGTGGACGATCTTCGTCGTGTCGATCGGCGCCGGGTTCTCGGGCAGTCCGACGAACGCGATCGTGCCGCCCGACCGGACCATCTCGAACGACTGGACGATCGTCTGGGGCGCCCCGGCGGCTTCGATCACGACGTCCGCCATGCCGCCTTCACCGAAGTGATAGCGTCCGACGCCGATCTCCTGCTTGACCCATTCGAGAGGGTCACCGGTCCGCGCGTCGAACACCGCGTCGGCTCCGGCGGCCTCGGCCGCCGCCAGCCGGCTCGGGCTGACCTCGACGAGGACGACCTTCCCGGCGCCCGACGCCTTCGCGACCTGCAGGCAGGCGTTGCCGATCAGGCCGCCGCCGAGGACGACGACCGAGTCACCCGGCTGGACCTCGGCCATCGTGACCGTGCCGACCGCGACCGAGACCGGCTCGACGGTGGCAGCCGCGGTGACCGGGACCGAGTCGGGGACGCGGTGGACGCTGGCGCCGAGCACGGCCCGCTCGATCAGCACGTAGTCGGCGAACGCGCCGGGGCGTCCGTACCCCATCGAGTTGGCGAAGATCTCCGGGCAGAGGCCGTACTGGCCGCGCTGGCACCAGAAGCACTTCCCGCAGAAGCCCATCGTGAAGCCGGTGACCCGGTCGCCCACCGCGATGCCCTCGATCTGGTCGCCGACGACGACGGCCTCACCGATGAACTCGTGCCCGACCACCTGGCCGGGCTGGACGTACATGCCCTTCTTGTAGGTGTGCACGTCCGATCCGCACACTCCGCAGGCACGAACCCGGACTAACACGTCGTGCGATCCGCAGTTCGGCACCGGCAGGTCGTGCACGACGATCTTCTCGGGGGCCTCGTAGACGGCGGCCCTCATCTTCTCCGTCATGAAAATCCTCCAGAACACCGATGTCTGGGGTCCGAGCGAGCTCCCGACCGACGGGTCGGTTGGGGGGAGTCTCGTACCCCGTTTACGGGTGTGTCAAGGGTCACCGCTGGGCCGATTTCGCACCTGGCAGTTGTGTAGTCATCACGAAGAGCACCCAGAACGGGCCTAAATGCCGAGACGAGGGAAGTACTCGGGCCCACTCGAACGACTGGTCGGTCGCCAGCGGCTACCCGGTGCTACTGTGCTCGTCACGACTTCGATGAGGGGGAGAGCCGCGATGGCGAACCCGAAGACCGCGCGGTCGGCGCGACGACAGATGAGCCTCGACGACCGGCGGCAGGAGATCATCACCGCGGCCGCCGAGCTCTTCGACCGCAGCGGCTACAGCCAGACCACGATGGACGACATCGCGAAGACGATCGGCATCGCCAAGCCGACGCTCTACCACTACTTCCGCAGCAAGGAAGAGATCCTCAGCTCGATCCACGAGGAGTTCATCGACCTGCTGCTGGAGAAGGAGGAGCGGCGCCAGCGCGCCGGGCTACCGCCCGAGCAGATGCTGCTCGAGGTGATGGTCGACATCCTCGAGCTGATGGAGACCCACCGCGGTCACCTGCGGGTGTTCTTCGAACACCACCGCGAGCTCCCGGACGCCGCCCAGCCCGACATGCGGGCCAAGCGCGACCGGTACGAGGAAGCCGTGACGCGCACGATCAAGGCCGGCGTCACCAGCGGGGTGTTCCGTGACCTCGAGCCGCGGCTGACCGCGCTCGGGCTGTTCGGCATGTGCAACTGGGCCTACCAGTGGTACCGGGCCGGCGGGCCATTGCAGCCGCGCGAGATCGCGTTCCAGTTCTGGGACATCTTCGTGCGCGGGGTCGCGGCTACCCCGTCGCGAACGTTGATTTGATCTCGTTCTTCAGGATCTTCCCGACCTTGGAGCGGGGCAGGTCGGGCCAGATCTCGACCTGCTTCGGTGTCTTGACGCTGCCGATGCGCTGCTTGACGAAGGCCCGCAGTTCGCTCGGGTCCAGGGTCTGGCCGCGCTTGAGCTGGACCACCGCGGTGACCCGTTCACCCCACTTCTCGTCGGGCAGGCCGATCACCGCGCAGTCCTGAACGGCGGGGTGCGCGAGAACGGCCTGCTCGACCTCGGTGGAGTACACGTTGAAGCCACCGGTGATCACCATGTCCTTGGCCCGGTCGACGATGAACAGGACGTTGTCCTCGTCGAGGTAGCCGATGTCACCGGTGTGGTGCCAGCCGTGCGCGCTCGCTGCTGCGGTGGCCTGGGGATTCCGGTAGTAGCCACGCATCACCAGCGAGCCGCGCACCACGATCTCGCCCCGCTCACCCCTCCGGAGCAGGGCGCCGTCCTCGGCCATGATCCCGACCGTCACCAAGGGTGACGGCCGTCCGGCCGAGGAGAGCCTTTCGGTCGCGACCGATCCGTCCGGGCGGAAGTGGTCGCGGGGAGCCAGCGTCGAGATCATCATCGGCGCCTCGGTCTGGCCGAACAGCTGGCCCATGGGTCCGATCCGCTCCAGCGCCTCGGCGAGGCGGGTGGCCGACATCGGCGCCGCGCCGTACCAGAAGCACTGGAGGCTTCTCAGATCCGCGGTGACCAGCGCCGGATGGTCCAGGATCATGTAGATCAGCGTCGGTGGCAGGAAGGTATGCGTGACCTGGTGCTTCTCGATGTTCGCCAGGAACTCGCCGACATCCGGATCGCGCATCACGACGATCTCGCCGCCCAGCGACAGCACCGGGAAGCACAGCACGCCGGCCGCGTGGGTGAGCGGCGCCAGCGCGAGGTAGGTCGGGCGTCCCTCGAACGGGTAGCTCATCAGCGTCAGCGCGGTCATCGCCTCGAGGTTCGCCCCGGTGAGCATGACGCCCTTCGGCCGTCCGGTGGTTCCGCCGGTGCCGACGATCATCGCCA
This genomic window from Cryptosporangium phraense contains:
- a CDS encoding acyl-CoA synthetase, which produces MRLVDYLDKGASLGPDAPCLTTDGRTSTYAEVVALSGRVAAALARRGVEPGDKVAILSANDPIAFTCVFGISRAGAVWCPINPRNEVAENRELLDLFECGTLIFQEHFAPLVAQLRLEKLTTLVCLDGYVDGALTWDEFLTEGDVNRPADDDLAMIVGTGGTTGRPKGVMLTGANLEAMTALTLMSYPFEGRPTYLALAPLTHAAGVLCFPVLSLGGEIVVMRDPDVGEFLANIEKHQVTHTFLPPTLIYMILDHPALVTADLRSLQCFWYGAAPMSATRLAEALERIGPMGQLFGQTEAPMMISTLAPRDHFRPDGSVATERLSSAGRPSPLVTVGIMAEDGALLRRGERGEIVVRGSLVMRGYYRNPQATAAASAHGWHHTGDIGYLDEDNVLFIVDRAKDMVITGGFNVYSTEVEQAVLAHPAVQDCAVIGLPDEKWGERVTAVVQLKRGQTLDPSELRAFVKQRIGSVKTPKQVEIWPDLPRSKVGKILKNEIKSTFATG